In a genomic window of Pseudomonas oryzihabitans:
- a CDS encoding HAD hydrolase-like protein: MSYRYVIFDFDGTLADSLPFLLSCLGELARTHGFREPSPDEWPQLRAASLAGLLESLRIPLWQVPRIARHYRRLMAQRGTTVAPFTGIPSALARLRAAGLQLGLATSNSATSVRQVLPDAWHLFSDGEFDISLLGKARRLSRLLRRQGIPPAESLYVGDELRDLQAARRAGLDCAAVAWGYGCAATLREQRPDLFFERPADLLRLASSPS, encoded by the coding sequence ATGAGCTACCGCTACGTCATCTTCGATTTCGACGGCACCCTGGCGGACAGCCTGCCCTTCTTGCTGAGCTGTCTCGGCGAGCTGGCGCGGACCCATGGCTTTCGCGAGCCGAGCCCCGACGAGTGGCCGCAGCTACGCGCCGCCTCCCTGGCCGGACTGCTGGAGAGCCTGCGCATTCCGCTGTGGCAGGTGCCCCGGATCGCCCGTCACTATCGGCGGCTGATGGCGCAACGGGGCACTACGGTCGCCCCCTTCACCGGGATACCAAGTGCGCTCGCACGGCTCAGGGCCGCGGGATTGCAACTGGGCCTGGCGACCTCCAATTCCGCCACCAGCGTGCGCCAGGTGCTGCCGGACGCCTGGCACCTGTTCAGCGATGGCGAATTCGACATCTCCCTGCTCGGCAAGGCACGACGCCTGTCGCGCTTGCTGAGACGCCAGGGTATCCCGCCCGCCGAGTCGCTCTACGTCGGTGACGAGTTGCGCGACTTGCAGGCGGCCCGCCGTGCCGGCCTGGACTGCGCGGCCGTGGCCTGGGGCTATGGGTGTGCCGCCACGCTGCGCGAGCAGCGTCCCGATCTCTTCTTCGAACGACCGGCCGATCTGCTGCGGCTGGCGTCTTCCCCCTCCTGA